A single genomic interval of Microbacterium galbinum harbors:
- a CDS encoding TetR/AcrR family transcriptional regulator yields the protein MTGTNPLGRRERKKAATRKNISDVATMMFLERGFDDVSIREIADAADVSPTTVFAHFPQKEALVFDEDDEQRDRLVGAVRDRADGSTINRAIRDFYAAEIGANLDEHGEDVARIFLRFLNETPALRDYAAKMWLRHEDALADAIADELGLDAPTPEIRVYARFVLQLQLLITDSDDQLATLDAGFVVLEHGWGRVEQRLVGSAHDPR from the coding sequence ATGACCGGAACGAACCCCCTCGGCCGGCGGGAGCGCAAGAAGGCGGCGACCCGCAAGAACATCTCGGATGTCGCGACGATGATGTTCCTCGAACGCGGATTCGACGACGTCAGCATCCGCGAGATCGCCGACGCGGCCGATGTCTCGCCCACCACCGTCTTCGCGCACTTCCCGCAGAAGGAGGCGCTCGTCTTCGACGAAGACGACGAGCAGCGCGACCGTCTCGTGGGCGCCGTGCGCGACCGTGCGGACGGCAGCACGATCAACCGCGCGATCCGCGACTTCTACGCCGCCGAGATCGGCGCGAACCTCGACGAGCACGGCGAGGACGTCGCGCGCATCTTCCTGCGATTCCTCAACGAGACCCCGGCGCTGCGCGACTACGCCGCCAAGATGTGGCTGCGCCACGAGGACGCGCTGGCCGATGCGATCGCCGACGAGCTCGGCCTCGACGCCCCGACGCCCGAGATCCGCGTCTACGCACGTTTCGTGCTGCAGCTGCAGCTGCTCATCACCGACAGCGACGACCAGCTCGCCACCCTCGACGCCGGGTTCGTCGTACTCGAGCACGGATGGGGCCGGGTCGAGCAGCGCCTTGTGGGCTCGGCGCACGACCCTCGATAG
- a CDS encoding Lrp/AsnC family transcriptional regulator: MDDSVDRAILAEISRDGRATLSQLSDAVGLSVSAVQSRLRRLETRGMITGYRALLDPEKVGTPLSAFIEITPLDPAQPDIAPEQLEHLDAIEACHSIAGDASYMLFVRVASPRALEELVRDIRLAASVNTRTTVVLQTYYEHRPIIPIAHD, encoded by the coding sequence ATGGATGACTCTGTCGACCGCGCGATCCTTGCCGAGATCTCCCGCGACGGGCGTGCCACGCTCTCGCAACTGTCGGATGCCGTGGGGCTGTCGGTCTCGGCCGTGCAGTCGCGTCTGCGCCGCCTCGAGACGCGGGGCATGATCACCGGCTACCGGGCGCTGCTCGACCCGGAGAAGGTGGGCACGCCGCTCTCGGCGTTCATCGAGATCACCCCGCTCGACCCCGCACAGCCCGACATCGCCCCCGAGCAGCTCGAGCACCTGGATGCGATCGAGGCGTGCCACTCGATCGCCGGCGACGCGAGCTACATGCTGTTCGTGCGCGTGGCCTCGCCCCGGGCGCTCGAGGAGCTCGTGCGCGACATCCGGCTCGCGGCATCCGTGAACACCCGCACGACCGTGGTGCTGCAGACCTATTATGAGCATCGACCGATCATCCCGATCGCGCACGACTGA
- a CDS encoding alpha-2,8-polysialyltransferase family protein, whose translation MTRIFALHSAYGLATVAAAIDEGLLEPRPGGAGGDRVLVPFVSARVPELVTGIAADPALAAMRTRFDRIEDLDALLGPLHPSGWEPEPADLPLLERLFTQAWNLDADDLELFVQSPQVAPARTLMSLFPRAKITIVGDGLMTYSPMRVPLDHAVRSRIIRVLHADVVPGVAPLAGGPVAASVPVPVAAFGRVLDETDLGEPLLDTAGHPLDDGASTAIVLGQYLSALGLLTPREEIALQRELIDRAAAAGPARIVFKPHPAAPPLQTDVVRERALSHGVEFAVYRGPLAAEQLARRVDARAVVAAFSTALPTVQALRGTTIASAGASMLLRRLRPYENSNRVPLAIVDALTREDSPYVDPARLQLLVDAVGYAMQPEIAGHLRDRAELLLRDLTPGERERYFSPERLRDLRLPGAPAESAARRMLRSAGGTGRMEELRLTAIGARRRAGRAWRVIRGR comes from the coding sequence ATGACCCGGATCTTCGCGCTGCACAGCGCCTACGGGCTCGCGACCGTCGCCGCGGCGATCGACGAGGGGCTCCTGGAGCCGCGTCCCGGTGGAGCGGGCGGCGACCGGGTGCTGGTGCCGTTCGTCTCGGCGCGGGTGCCCGAGCTCGTGACCGGGATCGCCGCAGACCCGGCGCTCGCCGCGATGCGGACTCGCTTCGACCGGATCGAGGACCTCGACGCGCTGCTCGGCCCGCTGCATCCGAGCGGATGGGAGCCGGAACCTGCCGACCTGCCCTTGCTCGAGCGCCTGTTCACCCAGGCGTGGAACCTCGACGCCGATGATCTCGAGCTGTTCGTGCAGAGCCCGCAGGTCGCGCCGGCGCGCACGCTGATGTCGCTGTTCCCGCGCGCGAAGATCACGATCGTGGGCGACGGCCTCATGACGTACTCGCCGATGCGGGTGCCCCTCGACCACGCCGTGCGCAGCCGCATCATCCGGGTGCTGCACGCCGACGTCGTGCCGGGGGTCGCGCCTCTCGCAGGCGGCCCGGTCGCGGCATCCGTTCCCGTGCCCGTCGCCGCGTTCGGACGCGTGCTCGACGAGACCGATCTCGGGGAGCCCCTCCTCGACACGGCGGGGCATCCGCTCGACGACGGCGCCTCCACCGCGATCGTGCTCGGACAGTACCTCTCGGCGCTTGGACTGCTGACCCCGCGCGAGGAGATCGCCTTGCAGCGCGAGCTGATCGACCGGGCGGCTGCCGCCGGACCCGCCCGCATCGTCTTCAAACCGCATCCGGCGGCGCCGCCGCTGCAGACGGATGTCGTGCGCGAACGCGCCCTCTCGCACGGCGTGGAGTTCGCCGTCTACCGAGGGCCGCTCGCCGCCGAGCAGCTCGCCCGCCGCGTCGATGCGCGTGCGGTGGTCGCGGCGTTCTCGACCGCGCTGCCCACCGTGCAGGCTCTGCGCGGCACGACGATCGCCTCGGCGGGGGCGTCGATGCTGCTGCGGCGCCTGCGCCCGTACGAGAACAGCAACCGGGTACCGCTCGCGATCGTCGACGCGCTCACCCGGGAGGATTCCCCGTACGTCGATCCTGCGCGTCTGCAGCTGCTCGTCGATGCGGTGGGCTACGCCATGCAACCTGAGATCGCCGGGCACCTGCGCGATCGCGCGGAACTGCTGCTGCGCGATCTGACGCCGGGGGAACGCGAGCGGTACTTCTCGCCCGAGCGGCTGCGCGACCTTCGTCTGCCCGGGGCGCCGGCCGAGAGTGCTGCGCGGCGGATGCTGCGCTCGGCCGGAGGCACCGGGCGTATGGAGGAGCTGCGGTTGACGGCGATCGGGGCGCGACGGCGTGCGGGCCGGGCCTGGCGAGTGATTCGAGGACGATGA
- a CDS encoding 1,4-dihydroxy-2-naphthoate polyprenyltransferase, protein MAASSKRKTSATRKTNPARVSGNPAKRASGDPARQAVIEAGPVTLGDWIGAARLRTLPLAIAPVLIGTGAARSTGPEFHWVIALACLAVAVLLQIGVNFTNDYSDGVRGTDAVRVGPTRLTASGRVKPRTVLIIGLVFFALAAAVGVAIVVRTEQWWMLAVGAACIVAAWFYTGGKRPYGYAGLGEVFVFVFFGLVATLGTTWVQIFDLPQQAWLGAIAAGLFACAVLLANNLRDIDQDRVVGKRTLTVLIGRRATQVLFTLFVLAPFAIAILLALLFPIAWLSLLALLAGLPAILIVWTYRQPKELVIALALTSLTSLLYAGALFWAFIG, encoded by the coding sequence GTGGCAGCATCCTCGAAGCGCAAGACCTCCGCGACCCGCAAGACCAACCCGGCCCGCGTGAGCGGCAACCCGGCGAAGCGGGCGAGCGGCGACCCCGCCCGCCAGGCCGTGATCGAGGCCGGGCCCGTCACGCTCGGCGACTGGATCGGCGCCGCGCGTCTGCGCACGCTGCCCCTCGCGATCGCGCCGGTGCTCATCGGCACGGGAGCCGCGCGCAGCACGGGCCCCGAGTTCCACTGGGTGATCGCCCTCGCGTGCCTCGCGGTCGCGGTGCTGCTGCAGATCGGCGTCAACTTCACCAACGACTACAGCGACGGCGTGCGGGGGACGGATGCCGTGCGCGTCGGTCCCACGCGTCTCACCGCTTCAGGTCGCGTGAAGCCGCGCACCGTGCTCATCATCGGGCTGGTGTTCTTCGCGCTCGCCGCCGCGGTGGGCGTCGCGATCGTGGTGCGCACGGAGCAGTGGTGGATGCTGGCCGTCGGCGCCGCATGCATCGTCGCCGCCTGGTTCTACACCGGCGGCAAGCGCCCCTACGGCTACGCCGGTCTGGGCGAGGTGTTCGTATTCGTCTTCTTCGGGCTCGTCGCGACCCTCGGCACGACCTGGGTGCAGATCTTCGACCTGCCGCAGCAGGCGTGGCTCGGGGCGATCGCCGCGGGACTGTTCGCCTGCGCGGTGCTGCTCGCCAACAACCTGCGCGACATCGACCAGGATCGCGTCGTCGGCAAGCGCACGCTCACGGTGCTCATCGGGCGCCGCGCGACGCAGGTGCTGTTCACGCTGTTCGTGCTCGCGCCGTTCGCGATCGCGATCCTGCTGGCGTTGCTCTTCCCGATCGCCTGGCTCTCGCTGCTCGCCCTGCTCGCGGGGCTCCCGGCGATCCTGATCGTCTGGACCTACCGCCAGCCCAAGGAACTCGTCATCGCTCTCGCGCTGACCTCGCTCACGTCGCTGCTGTACGCCGGCGCCCTGTTCTGGGCGTTCATCGGCTGA
- a CDS encoding alpha/beta hydrolase family protein produces the protein MTHHAAHIRAFSESADFDFEIRSALGASVEGAAEPGEVLAAVAGIRNGEHEAWFDAWKGLADRTVATASASAEAGHPVSAASAYLRASAYYGVAVNAASALADPDAMAPTFAKQEAAWRGFVTHTSTVVDDVTIPCGGGTLPGWFFRPAPVPEGATPPTLVAVNGSDGSRASLYAAVVAPALRRGYNVLVFDGPGQQSELFEKDVPFRPDWEHVLTPVFDTVARLDGVDAMRIAVYGISQGSYWVARALAFEDRFAAAITDPGLVDVSTSWTGHLPHGLLKLLDEGQVEKFDREMELGLKLSPETARTWRFRARPYGTRGYGETIQAVRQYSVADIAAEITTPLLLLSPENEQFWPGQADRLAALTPGVSTVVRFTEAEGADGHCQPLGRTITAQRMFDWLDERLG, from the coding sequence ATGACGCACCACGCCGCCCACATCCGCGCGTTCTCCGAGAGCGCCGACTTCGACTTCGAGATCCGCAGCGCCCTCGGCGCGAGCGTGGAGGGCGCTGCAGAACCGGGCGAGGTCCTCGCCGCCGTCGCCGGCATCCGCAACGGCGAGCACGAGGCCTGGTTCGACGCCTGGAAGGGTCTGGCCGACCGCACGGTCGCCACGGCATCCGCGAGCGCGGAGGCGGGGCACCCGGTGAGCGCGGCATCCGCCTACCTGCGCGCCTCGGCGTACTACGGGGTCGCGGTCAATGCGGCGAGCGCACTCGCCGACCCGGATGCGATGGCACCGACGTTCGCGAAGCAGGAGGCCGCCTGGCGCGGATTCGTGACGCACACCTCGACCGTGGTCGACGACGTCACGATCCCGTGCGGCGGCGGGACCCTGCCCGGATGGTTCTTCCGCCCCGCGCCGGTACCGGAGGGCGCGACGCCCCCGACGCTGGTGGCCGTCAACGGCAGCGACGGCTCGCGCGCCTCCCTCTACGCGGCCGTCGTCGCGCCCGCTCTGCGCCGCGGATACAACGTGCTCGTCTTCGACGGTCCCGGCCAGCAGTCGGAGCTCTTCGAGAAGGACGTGCCGTTCCGCCCCGACTGGGAGCACGTGCTCACCCCGGTCTTCGACACGGTCGCCCGCCTCGACGGCGTGGATGCGATGCGCATCGCGGTCTACGGCATCAGCCAGGGCAGCTACTGGGTGGCGCGCGCCCTCGCCTTCGAGGACCGTTTCGCCGCTGCGATCACCGACCCCGGGCTCGTCGACGTCTCGACCTCGTGGACCGGGCACCTCCCGCACGGGCTGCTGAAGCTGCTCGACGAGGGGCAGGTCGAGAAGTTCGACCGCGAGATGGAGCTCGGTCTCAAGCTCTCCCCCGAGACCGCGCGCACCTGGCGCTTCCGCGCACGCCCCTACGGCACGCGAGGCTACGGCGAGACGATCCAGGCCGTGCGTCAGTACTCGGTCGCCGACATCGCCGCCGAGATCACGACCCCGCTGCTGCTCCTCTCCCCCGAGAACGAGCAGTTCTGGCCCGGCCAGGCCGACCGGCTCGCCGCCCTGACACCCGGCGTGTCGACGGTCGTGCGCTTCACCGAGGCGGAGGGCGCCGACGGGCATTGCCAGCCGCTCGGCCGCACGATCACGGCGCAGCGTATGTTCGACTGGTTGGACGAGCGGCTCGGGTGA
- a CDS encoding acylneuraminate cytidylyltransferase gives MSDDLSDDMSDATDGLTVAIIPARGGSKGVPRKNLRTVGGVPLVVRAIRAARDAAGIDLVVVSTDDDEIAAVSAAAGARVVRRPAEISGDTASSESAILHAVDEIEAAGERVGIIAFVQATSPFLPSAALAGAVAEVQADRADSVFSAHETYGFLWRRGSASQVDQATAINHEAAHRPRRQDREPHYLETGAFYVFRAEAFRTSRHRFFGRIRIAEVPEWTAIEIDDAQQLRIADALAAVHDRAGEAPGRIDVRAVVTDFDGVHTDDTAIIDADGGERVRVSREDGMGVALLRRAGIPMLILSTEQNPVVRARAEKLRVPVLHGIDDKEQALRAWAADAGIRLDDIAYLGNDVNDLPAMRIVGWPVAVANAHPRVLAAARVVLTRTGGNGAVRELVERVLPD, from the coding sequence ATGAGCGATGACTTGAGCGATGACATGAGTGATGCGACCGACGGGCTGACCGTCGCGATCATCCCCGCGCGCGGCGGATCGAAGGGCGTGCCGCGCAAGAACCTGCGAACCGTCGGGGGAGTGCCGCTGGTCGTGCGGGCGATCCGGGCCGCGCGCGACGCCGCGGGCATCGACCTCGTCGTCGTCTCGACCGATGACGACGAGATCGCCGCCGTGAGTGCGGCGGCGGGCGCGCGGGTGGTCCGTCGACCCGCGGAGATATCCGGCGACACGGCGTCGTCGGAGAGCGCGATCCTGCACGCGGTCGACGAGATCGAAGCCGCGGGGGAGCGGGTCGGAATCATCGCGTTCGTGCAGGCCACCTCGCCGTTCCTCCCGAGCGCGGCGCTCGCCGGAGCCGTCGCCGAGGTGCAGGCAGATCGCGCCGACAGCGTGTTCTCGGCGCACGAGACCTACGGCTTCCTCTGGCGCCGCGGCAGCGCATCACAGGTCGACCAGGCCACGGCCATCAACCACGAGGCCGCGCACCGCCCGCGCCGCCAGGACCGCGAGCCCCACTACCTCGAGACCGGCGCGTTCTACGTCTTCCGTGCGGAGGCTTTCCGCACGAGCCGGCACCGTTTCTTCGGCCGGATCCGCATCGCCGAGGTGCCGGAGTGGACGGCGATCGAGATCGACGATGCGCAGCAGCTCCGCATCGCCGACGCGCTCGCCGCGGTGCACGATCGGGCAGGCGAAGCCCCCGGGCGCATCGACGTGCGCGCCGTGGTCACCGACTTCGACGGCGTGCACACCGACGACACCGCGATCATCGACGCCGACGGCGGGGAGCGCGTGCGGGTGAGCAGGGAGGACGGCATGGGCGTCGCACTGCTCCGGCGCGCCGGCATCCCGATGCTGATCCTCTCGACCGAGCAGAACCCCGTCGTCCGCGCCCGGGCCGAGAAGCTGCGGGTGCCGGTGCTGCACGGCATCGACGACAAGGAGCAGGCGCTGCGCGCGTGGGCCGCGGACGCCGGTATCCGCCTCGACGACATCGCCTACCTCGGCAACGACGTCAACGACCTGCCCGCGATGCGCATCGTCGGGTGGCCGGTCGCGGTGGCGAACGCGCACCCGCGCGTGCTCGCCGCAGCGCGCGTCGTGCTCACCCGCACCGGGGGGAACGGCGCCGTGCGCGAGCTCGTCGAACGGGTGTTGCCCGACTGA
- a CDS encoding N-acetylneuraminate synthase family protein, which translates to MTVSIGSRVIGGGRPAYVIAEIGLNHNGDVDIAKRLIDVAARAGADAVKFQKRTPEISTPAHMRDVPRETPWGTMSYLDYRRRVEFGRDEYIAIGDHATMLGLDWFASPWDVPSVAFLEDLGVVAHKVASASLTDTELLLALRETGKPVILSTGMSTIEQIDRALDTLGTDRVVLMHATSTYPLEPEEANLRAIATLRDRYAGIPVGYSGHERGLQISLAAVAIGAVAVERHITLDRTMWGSDHAASLEPTGLEHLVRDIRVIEKALGDGVKRVFDSELAPMAKLRRVPA; encoded by the coding sequence ATGACTGTCAGCATCGGATCGCGCGTGATCGGCGGCGGTCGCCCCGCCTACGTCATCGCCGAGATCGGCCTGAACCACAACGGCGACGTCGACATCGCGAAGCGTCTCATCGACGTCGCGGCCAGGGCCGGTGCCGACGCCGTGAAGTTCCAGAAGCGCACCCCGGAGATCTCCACCCCCGCGCACATGCGCGACGTGCCGCGCGAGACGCCCTGGGGCACCATGAGCTACCTCGACTACCGCCGCCGCGTCGAGTTCGGACGCGACGAATACATCGCGATCGGCGACCACGCCACGATGCTCGGCCTCGACTGGTTCGCCTCGCCGTGGGACGTGCCGAGCGTCGCCTTCCTCGAAGACCTGGGCGTGGTCGCGCACAAGGTCGCCTCGGCGAGCCTGACCGACACCGAGCTGCTCCTCGCCCTGCGCGAGACCGGCAAGCCCGTCATCCTCTCGACCGGCATGTCGACGATCGAGCAGATCGATCGCGCGCTCGACACGCTCGGCACCGACCGCGTCGTGCTCATGCACGCCACCTCCACGTACCCGCTCGAGCCCGAGGAGGCGAACCTGCGGGCGATCGCCACGCTCCGCGACCGCTACGCCGGGATCCCCGTCGGCTACTCCGGCCACGAGCGCGGCCTGCAGATCTCGCTCGCCGCCGTCGCGATCGGGGCCGTCGCCGTCGAGCGCCACATCACCCTCGACCGCACGATGTGGGGTTCCGACCACGCGGCCTCCCTCGAGCCGACCGGCCTCGAGCACCTCGTCCGCGACATCCGCGTGATCGAGAAGGCCCTCGGCGACGGCGTCAAGCGCGTCTTCGACAGCGAGCTCGCCCCCATGGCGAAGCTGCGCCGCGTTCCCGCATGA
- a CDS encoding glycosyltransferase family 2 protein — MRSPLVTVILPAKDAGAYIATTLESLTRQFDDAAALKLVAIDDGSGDDTGALMRRYADRFPHAEVIRNDSARGLASARNQGLAHVEGDAFCFLDGDDWMQPQRLAVLARRLRELDADFLRTDHVTVTDADRALVRAPHPWREAVVAARDAILPATETTMVDYPFAWAGIFDRRIIDRGLAAFPEGLHTAEDRPWIWRLHLSDSSFAVVDAPALLYRRGVSTSLTQVRDRRQLDFARAMAEAVAIVEADAEAARFLPKITFSSLALSSHHLVRARRMPRALRGEMRAGIVELLRALPHAEVRAAVRGLSGPRRRVLARVLRRAGHGS, encoded by the coding sequence GTGCGCAGTCCGCTCGTCACCGTCATCCTTCCCGCGAAGGACGCCGGCGCCTACATCGCGACCACGCTCGAGAGCCTGACGCGTCAGTTCGACGATGCGGCGGCGCTGAAGCTCGTGGCGATCGACGACGGATCCGGCGACGACACCGGCGCCCTCATGCGCCGGTACGCCGATCGGTTTCCGCACGCCGAGGTCATCCGCAACGACTCGGCCCGCGGGCTCGCGAGCGCGCGCAACCAGGGACTCGCGCACGTCGAGGGCGACGCCTTCTGCTTCCTCGACGGCGACGACTGGATGCAGCCGCAGCGGCTCGCCGTGCTCGCGCGTCGGCTGCGGGAGCTGGATGCCGACTTCCTGCGCACCGATCACGTGACGGTGACGGATGCCGATCGGGCACTCGTGCGCGCTCCGCATCCGTGGCGGGAGGCCGTCGTCGCCGCCCGCGACGCCATCCTGCCGGCGACCGAGACCACGATGGTCGATTACCCGTTCGCCTGGGCGGGCATCTTCGACCGCCGGATCATCGATCGGGGACTCGCCGCCTTCCCCGAGGGGCTGCACACCGCCGAGGACCGCCCCTGGATCTGGCGACTGCATCTGTCGGACTCCTCGTTCGCGGTGGTCGACGCCCCCGCGCTCCTGTACCGCCGCGGGGTGTCGACCTCGCTCACGCAGGTGCGCGACCGGCGGCAGCTCGACTTCGCCCGCGCGATGGCCGAGGCCGTCGCGATCGTCGAGGCGGATGCCGAGGCCGCACGATTCCTGCCGAAGATCACCTTCTCCTCCCTGGCGCTCAGCTCGCACCACCTCGTGCGAGCCCGGCGGATGCCGCGCGCACTGCGCGGGGAGATGCGTGCGGGGATCGTCGAGCTGCTGCGGGCGCTGCCCCACGCCGAGGTGCGGGCCGCCGTGCGCGGACTCTCGGGACCGCGGCGCCGAGTGCTCGCGCGGGTGCTGCGACGGGCGGGGCACGGCTCATGA
- a CDS encoding DUF6716 putative glycosyltransferase gives MTDLRPGEGGGLKAVAIADADSFVKWSASLLAAVPGIRPQLLLVRTPLTASAAQQRTALAGTGIRESDVARIAFHEAEAWLTRHEPDVVVLAGRGPFVRLMGRVIDALPQRPVTVSGLPGMAIPAQRGALDYRRHTDLLVVHSHREQRAFAELGRRIGVQIPMALATLPFARGRERMLAADRARVLAAGAAGVSGVAGVAVAERPQPAEAVAHRPPATDVVFAAQAMVPAERAEREKIAEMLIRAAEVDPTRRIVVKLRSRPGEAETHLERDSYPELLAGRMPSNLVVSYASMAEALSTAAGLVTVSSTAAIEAVAQGVPVIALDSYGVSKPLLNTVFVGSGLLGGGREVVGGRFRQPHPDWLRDNYFHPSKESTWWERVEELVALRRAGGLPARRVPAPRGRRLHEAWHRASVLGREDRSVSGAVALAIGVPATRLISALRRGRTQGGGRTWADASTDYTLEPSPLRDSIRR, from the coding sequence ATGACCGACCTGCGCCCCGGGGAGGGCGGAGGGCTGAAGGCCGTCGCGATCGCCGATGCCGACTCCTTCGTGAAGTGGTCGGCCTCGCTGCTCGCGGCGGTGCCCGGCATCCGTCCGCAGCTGCTGCTCGTGCGCACCCCGCTCACCGCGAGCGCGGCCCAGCAGCGCACGGCTCTCGCGGGCACCGGCATCCGTGAGTCCGATGTCGCGCGCATCGCCTTCCACGAGGCCGAGGCCTGGCTCACCCGGCACGAGCCCGACGTCGTCGTGCTCGCCGGGCGCGGCCCTTTCGTGCGCCTGATGGGGCGCGTGATCGACGCGCTGCCCCAGCGTCCCGTCACCGTCTCGGGCCTGCCGGGGATGGCGATCCCCGCGCAGCGCGGCGCCCTCGACTACCGGCGCCACACCGACCTGCTGGTCGTGCACTCGCACCGCGAGCAGCGGGCCTTCGCCGAGCTCGGTCGTCGCATCGGTGTGCAGATCCCCATGGCCCTGGCGACGCTGCCGTTCGCGCGCGGACGGGAGCGGATGCTGGCGGCCGATCGCGCGCGGGTGCTCGCCGCCGGAGCGGCGGGGGTGTCGGGAGTGGCGGGCGTCGCGGTCGCCGAACGCCCGCAGCCTGCCGAGGCCGTCGCTCACCGCCCACCGGCGACCGACGTCGTGTTCGCGGCTCAGGCGATGGTTCCCGCGGAGCGCGCCGAGCGCGAGAAGATCGCCGAGATGCTCATCCGCGCCGCCGAGGTCGACCCTACCCGGCGCATCGTGGTGAAGCTGCGCTCGCGGCCGGGGGAAGCCGAGACGCACCTCGAACGCGACTCGTACCCCGAGCTGCTCGCGGGCCGGATGCCGTCGAACCTCGTCGTCTCGTACGCGTCCATGGCCGAGGCGCTCTCGACGGCCGCGGGTCTCGTCACCGTGAGCTCCACCGCCGCGATCGAGGCCGTCGCACAGGGTGTGCCCGTGATCGCGCTCGACTCCTACGGGGTCAGCAAGCCGCTCCTCAACACGGTGTTCGTGGGCAGCGGTCTGCTCGGCGGCGGGCGCGAGGTGGTGGGCGGCCGGTTCCGTCAGCCGCACCCCGACTGGCTGCGTGACAACTACTTCCACCCCTCGAAGGAGTCGACGTGGTGGGAGCGCGTCGAGGAGCTCGTGGCACTGCGCCGGGCGGGCGGGCTTCCGGCCCGGCGGGTGCCCGCACCTCGCGGGCGTCGGCTGCACGAGGCGTGGCATCGGGCCAGCGTGCTCGGTCGCGAGGACCGGTCGGTCAGCGGGGCGGTCGCACTGGCGATCGGTGTGCCGGCGACCCGCCTGATCTCAGCGCTGCGCCGGGGGCGCACGCAGGGCGGCGGGCGCACCTGGGCGGATGCCTCGACCGACTACACGCTCGAGCCGAGCCCGTTGCGCGACTCCATCCGGCGCTGA
- a CDS encoding DUF4287 domain-containing protein yields MSFQAYLDKVETQTGLTPRQFIALAKEQGFDDTTKSTVVLNWLKETYGLGHGHAQAMVHVILKGPKISSTHVGKGGAHGDKSDELWLDGKDSNPNP; encoded by the coding sequence ATGTCGTTCCAGGCCTACCTCGACAAGGTCGAGACCCAGACGGGTCTCACCCCCCGGCAGTTCATCGCGCTCGCGAAGGAGCAGGGTTTCGACGACACGACGAAGTCGACCGTCGTGCTGAACTGGCTCAAGGAGACCTACGGTCTCGGCCACGGGCACGCCCAGGCGATGGTGCACGTGATCCTCAAGGGGCCGAAGATCAGCTCCACGCACGTCGGCAAGGGCGGAGCACACGGCGACAAGAGCGACGAGCTGTGGCTCGACGGCAAGGACTCGAACCCGAATCCCTGA
- a CDS encoding DUF4229 domain-containing protein — protein MKPAPFFVYSVLRLLAFLVPLAILWFFFPIFREFWWLAAIFAALIGTSISMLFLRRPLTEASAAIVERREARASTGQEDADAEDAVVDGESETRADETRDEK, from the coding sequence GTGAAGCCTGCACCTTTCTTCGTCTACTCCGTGCTGCGGCTGCTGGCGTTCCTCGTCCCGCTCGCGATCCTCTGGTTCTTCTTCCCAATCTTCCGGGAGTTCTGGTGGCTCGCCGCGATCTTCGCCGCGCTGATCGGCACGAGCATCTCGATGCTGTTCCTGCGCCGCCCGCTCACCGAGGCGTCGGCGGCGATCGTCGAGCGCCGCGAGGCGCGCGCGTCGACCGGCCAGGAGGATGCCGACGCGGAGGACGCGGTGGTCGACGGCGAGAGCGAGACGCGCGCCGACGAAACCCGCGACGAGAAGTAA